One genomic region from Remersonia thermophila strain ATCC 22073 chromosome 1, whole genome shotgun sequence encodes:
- a CDS encoding 60S ribosomal protein eL20 gives MGRLQEYQVIGRHLPTESNPTPALYRMRIFAPNEVVAKSRFWYFLRGLRKVKKATGEIVSVNVISEKHPLKVKNFGIWIRYDSRSGTHNMYKEYRETSRAAAVEALYADMAARHRARFRSIHILRVVEIEKTDDIKRPYIKQLVTKDLSFPLPHRVPKISNAKLFSATRPSTIA, from the exons ATGG GTCGCCTTCAGGAATACCAGGTGATTGGGCGCCATCTGCCCACGGAGTCCAACCCGACTCCCGCCCTCTACCGCATGCGCATCTTTGCGCCGAACGAGGTCGTCGCCAAGTCCCGCTTCTGGTACTTCCTTCGCGGTCTCcgcaaggtcaagaaggccaCGGGTGAGATCGTCTCCGTCAATGTG ATCTCGGAGAAGCACCCCCTGAAGGTCAAGAACTTCGGCATCTGGATCCGCTACGACTCGCGGTCAGGCACCCACAACATGTACAAGGAGTACCGCGagacctcgagggccgctgccgtcgaggCCCTGTATGCCGACatggccgcccgccaccgtGCCCGGTTCAGGTCGATCCAC ATCCTGCGCGTTGTCGAGATCGAGAAGACCGATGACATCAAGCGCCCCTACATCAAGCAACTCGTCACCAAGGACCTCTCGTTCCCTCTGCCCCACCGTGTTCCCAAGATCAGCAACGCCAAGCTGTTCAGCGCGACGCGCCCGTCTACCATTGCTTGA